A part of Miscanthus floridulus cultivar M001 chromosome 6, ASM1932011v1, whole genome shotgun sequence genomic DNA contains:
- the LOC136460232 gene encoding uncharacterized protein, with protein sequence MKAASGQEPVPAGVFASDQHKPSVRYEGSEWADDGPSDPAPRAAPLTALPDPEVMELEEDPEVEPDPLDVWRTLYLDYLLRNTLPADKMKAQWLARCAKSFVLVEGKLYKRSHIRIL encoded by the coding sequence ATGAAAGCAGCGTCTGGCCAAGAGCCAGTACCGgcgggtgtcttcgccagcgatcaacacaagccctcggtgcgctATGAGGGGTCAGAAtgggccgacgatggcccatctgatccggCCCCGAGGGCCGCCCCGCTGACTGCtctgcccgaccccgaggtcatggagcttgaagaggatccagaagtagagcctgaccctctcgacgtctggagaacgctttacctcgactacctcctccgcaaCACACTACCGGCTGACAAGATGAAAGCTCAATGGCTCGCACgctgcgccaagtccttcgttcttgtagagggcaaactctatAAACGGAGCCACATCAGAATCCTGTAG
- the LOC136457676 gene encoding protein MTL1-like, whose translation MAAITSKEKEEALQLKQGESKVFSKLFTRESSAAAPSFRVYYGVASAGSVPFLWESQPGTPKNDAISTATLPPLTPPPSYYTAARQQQQQAAPPHSLSHRHRRNRSSSSSSSSSSTAAAATGKNNKKLSTKHYISIFSAMLPKMILHWRWSSRSAASSGSSPSAASSSCSSSSWSALSSSASSSVSLSSFRSAQSPAACSSMTMRSRVFAFSAADDDSEGEQAAAPMCFSVRHESFRAFRGCRVAMTMKSALASVGGHGGHAAGPTAAQKV comes from the coding sequence ATGGCAGCCATCACCAGCAAGGAGAAAGAGGAGGCTCTCCAGCTGAAGCAAGGGGAGAGCAAGGTGTTCTCCAAGCTGTTCACCAGGGAGAGCTCCGCCGCGGCGCCGTCCTTCCGGGTGTACTACGGCGTCGCCTCGGCGGGCTCCGTGCCCTTCCTGTGGGAGTCGCAGCCGGGCACGCCCAAGAACGACGCCATCTCCACGGCCACCCTGCCGCCGctcacgccgccgccgtcctACTACACCGCAgccaggcagcagcagcagcaggccgcgCCGCCGCACAGCCtgagccaccgccaccgccgcaacaggtcgtcgtcgtcgtcctcctcctcctcctccaccgccgccgccgccactggcaAGAACAACAAGAAGCTGTCGACCAAACATTACATCAGCATCTTCAGCGCCATGCTGCCCAAGATGATCCTGCACTGGCGGTGGTCGTCCAGGTCGGCGGCCTCGTCCGGCTCGTCGCCCTCCGCCGCGtcgtcctcctgctcctcctcctcgtggTCGGCGCTCTCCTCCTCGGCGTCGTCGTCGGTGTCGCTGTCGTCGTTCCGCAGCGCGCAGTCGCCCGCCGCGTGCTCGTCGATGACTATGAGGAGCCGGGTGTTCGCGTTCTCGGCCGCGGACGACGACAGCGAGGGGGAGCAGGCGGCGGCGCCCATGTGCTTCAGCGTGCGCCACGAGAGCTTCCGGGCGTTCAGGGGCTGCCGCGTCGCCATGACGATGAAGAGCGCCCTGGCGTCCGtcggcggccatggtgggcatGCTGCTGGGCCCACCGCTGCACAGAAGGTGTAG